The DNA sequence TTTGATTTATCCTGATGTAGCATTTCAAACGAGCGTTTTGTCTTTTTTCCAAAGATTTTGGTTAGAGATTTCACCTTAATTTTTGACACATATATTCACCTCATTGTTGTTGTCGCCCTGACCTTTTTTACTATACACTGCTAATGTTTCCCTAACAAACCTTATATTCTGTAATAAAAGTTGATAATATATGTACAGTTTAAACTGTACAGAGTTAATGTGACTTATGCTTACAAATACTCAAGTATTCTAGAGATTAAGACCGTAAATGGTGACTTTATTGTGTGAACAAGTTTTGATACACTCATAATAGAGAGAAGGATGGAAGGGAGAAGCAACGATGACGATGGGGCACCTAAATGAAAATGTACAGTTAGAAAAAGCTCGTAATCGGTTTACCCAAGAGATATCAAAGAATATGGATTTATACGGCATTCATCAATCGATCGGGAGACTTTATGGTACCGTTTTTTTTTCAGAGGAGCCGATGACACTTGATGAGATGAGCAAAGAATTAGGAATGAGTAAAACAAGTATGAGTACTGGAATAAGAGCTTTGTCAGATGCCAATATGGTAGAGAGAGTTTGGCAAAAAGGTGTTCGCAAAGATTTATATCAAGCAGAAGAAGATTGGTATAAATCATTTTCTGCCGTATTTGTAAATCGCTGGAGAGTGGCTGTAGATGAAAATCTAAAAGCGGTTGAGCAACTAAGGAAAACGCTTCAAGATATCGAAAACCAAACAACGGATGAAACAATAAAACAACGCATTAGTGTCGATTTGGAAAAAGCAGAAAAAGCGGATAAGTATTACCAATGGCTAGGTGAAGTGATTAACTTATTTGAAAACGGAGAAATTTATAAAATTGTTCCGAAAAAATAACGTGAGTAAAGGAAAGAAGTTATGTTACATGAATATAAATTGCTCATATCTTATGAAGAAATAGAAGAAATAATTGAAAAGTTGTTGCTAGTTGACATAAGCAATACGTACTATGAGGAACCAATTGAGGTGAAAAAAACAGATAATGGCTACGGGTATTCTATTGGGGGAAAAAAGGACGTTGAACTTTATATATATGGTGACCCAGAGGAAGTGCCAAATTTACCTCAACTGTATTTTGATAAAATAGAAAAAAGCCTGCAACTTCCCCGTTCTGCGATTAGTTATCGTCTAATTGATGAGCAGTGGAATATGACTTTTGAAGATGTTTCTATTAATGAGGAATGGGTTATTCAATATCAGGGTTCAACGCAGAGCTATGACGATAAAAAGGTACTATTGTTTGACCCACAAGGCGCATTCGGGACGGGATTGCATGCAACGACGCAAGATTGTGTTCGAATGATTGTTGATGAAGATTTTTCAAACTTTTCGGTTTTAGATTTAGGCACTGGTTCTGGAATTTTATCGATCGCAGCTTCTATTCGCGGTGCTAAATCCGTATGTGCGATAGATATTCAACCAGTTACCAGAGAAATTATTCATAACTGTCAATTGAACGACATTAATAATGTGACTGTTGTGGAAGCTGATTTATTTGCGGATTATTCGATTAATGAAAGCTATGATTGGATTTTTATTAACATTGGAGCAGAGGAAACTGTATTATTATGCCAGCAGCATCAATTAATGTCAAAAGGCGATGCTTTCATCGTCTCAGGGATCGTTGACTGGAATGAACAAAAAGTAGTCTCTTATTTTATCCAAAACGGATATACAATAAAAAAACGCGCTCAACAAGAAGAATGGGTTACATTGATGTTTTTAAAATAGCTCGTCCAAGAATAATTTCAACTGGAATTGAAACTTTCCAGTGAAATTATTTTTTTTTTTTGTTAAGCCCTTCGATTGGGTGTACTGTTCATGTATAAATGCCCACTATACGTTAGACACATTTGATTCTATAATATTTGTAAGAGGTGAGGCGAGTGAATAAAAGAATGGATCCTTTAGGAGAAAACGCAGTCCGATTGTGTTTTGGAACTACGATTTCACTTAATACCCATAAAAGAATTCGGAGTTTTTGTGCGTTACTTCAAGAAAATAAACCGAAAGCAGTAGTCGAATGGGTTCCTGCATACACATCTGTGACCGTTTACTATGAACCTCGTGACAGTACATATCACGACATATGTCTCGTACTCGGTCTATTATATGAAAAAGCAAATATTACCTCTCATTCTTCTGTTAGACTCGTAACCATTCCCGTTTGCTACGGAGGAGAATTTGGGGAAGATTTACAAACTGTCGCAAACCATAATGGTCTCTCAATACAACAGGTTATCGAATATCATTCATCTCGGTTATATGTAGTTTTTATGCTAGGGTTTTCACCAGGTTTTCCTTATTTGGGCGGGATGGATGAAAGAATTGCGACACCAAGATTAGCGAGTCCTCGGCTCAAAGTAGCAAAAGGTTCTGTTGGAATTGCTGGACAACAAACGGGTATCTACTCACTTTCTACTCCGGGCGGGTGGCAAATTATTGGTCGAACACCGTTATCATTATTTGATATAAACAATGAAAGACCTGTATTGCTAGAGGCGGGAGATATAGTACAGTTCCGTTCGATTACATCTGAAGAATATGAAACGATATATAGCTCCATTCAAACTAATACATATAAACTTGAAATACGTGTAGTAGAGGAGGATGACGATGTCATTACGAGTCGACTTAAATTGTGATTTAGGAGAAAGTTTTGGTGTGTATCGATTTGGAACAGACCATCTCCTGTTAAAAGAAATAACCTCGGCCAACATTGCTTGTGGCTATCATGCAGGTGACCATAATGTGATGTATCAAACCATTCAGTTGGCTAAAGAAAATAATGTCTCAATTGGAGCACATCCAGGTTACCAAGATTTAATAGGGTTTGGTCGAAGGGTAATTGAAATTGACCCGCTAGAAATCTATAACCTTATCATCTATCAAATCGGTGCATTGATGGGGTTCGCCCAAGTACATGAAGTTACTGTGACCCATGTCAAACCACATGGAGCTTTATATAATGTAGCTGCAACGAATGAATCCGTTGCCAATGCCATTGTAAACGCAGTTTATGATTTAAATCCAGAGCTTATTTTATATGGTTTAGCAGGAAGTAAATTAATACATGCAGGTAGAACTAAGGGATTAAAGGTTGCGGAAGAAGTATTTGCAGACAGAACATATCAAGCAGATGGAACGCTAACAAAAAGAACACTCCCAAATGCCATGATAGAAGATGTTAATAGGGCTGTAGAACAGGTAATTCACATGGTTAAAACGGGAACATGTGTAGCGGTAGACGGTACGAGTTTCCCAATTAATGCAGATACGGTATGTGTACACGGTGATTCACCTCATGCGCTCACATTTGTTACACAGTTAAAGGAACGTTTATCTCAGCATAATATTTCGATTAAATCTATTGGACAAGACGTATGACAAGAACAGAAAAAGCAGTTGCGCGAATAAAAAAACCTGGACTTTATACGACAGTACAGGATGGTGGGCGAGTCGGTTTTCAAAAAAGTGGGATTGTGGTGTCAGGTGCAATGGATACGTACGCTTACCGGATGAGTAACTTGCTAGTAGGGAACGTATCTTATGAAGCTGTGCTTGAAGTCACTTTAATGGGGCCGACAATAGAAATTGTGGAGGATGCTGTTCTTTCGATATGCGGTGGCAACTTAAGTCCAACGCTTGACGGACAACCGATAGAAATGTGGAAGGCGTTTCGGGTCAAAAAAAATCAAACTCTATCTTTTGGTAAGCCGCAATCTGGAGCGAGAGCATACATTGCATTTCAAGGAGGTCTTTCACTTCCTAACGTGTTAGGTAGTTACTCCACTTATGAGAAAGCAACTATAGGAGGAGTGGAGGGTAGAGCGCTTCAAAAAGGGGATGTTCTTTATCAAATACCAACACAAACATCAATCCGACTAAGGAAATGCTCCAATAGCTTAATTCCTACATACAAAAAGAAGAGCAGAATCCGAGTCATTGCTGGACCTGATGAGGACAGATTTACGTCTTCTGGACGACAAACGTTTTGGGAACATGAATATGAAGTGTCCGTTCAATCCGACCGGATGGGTTATCGATTAGTAGGACCAAAAATAGAACATCAAACGTCCGCTAACATTTTATCTGATGCTGTCACATTTGGAACAATTCAAGTCCCTGATGATGGCTATCCGATTATTATGATGGCTGACAGGCAAACGACTGGGGGCTATACAAGAATTGGAACCATCATTTCTGTAGATTTGCCCTATGTTGCGCAAATGAAACAAGGTGATGTTCTTCAATTTGAACAGGTCAGTGTTGAAACAGCTCAACAATTATATTTGCAAAGAGAGTCTGTGTTGAAAACTCTCGCTTTTTTCTAGAAAAATAGAATGAGTGTTACTTTTATCAAAAAACTAGCGTTATATATGATATGGGGAAGGAAGCTGGTGAAGGTATGCAGGATGAAGAACTCCTCGACCGTGCACGAAGTGGGGATGAAGATGCATTTCAAACCTTAATTCGAGAGCATTATGTAACTGTTGAAAAATTTGCTTATCAACTTGGGGTAAGGCATGAAGATGTTGGAGATGTCACCCAAGAAGTTTTTATAAAAGTATATCGGTTTATTGAAAAGCATACGCGAGGCAAGTTTACAACGTGGTTATATCAAATTACGTTGAATGTCGTTAGAGATATGTATCGGAAAAAGAAACGACTCGAGCGAAATAAACAAGAATGGTCAAAGAATCATCCATTTGTGGAAGAAAACAAACCACTGTTGGATGCTGATAATGCCTTTTTACATGAAGCGATTGTTATGTTAGATGAAAAATATAAAGTCCCGCTAGTGTTACATTACTTTCACGACTTGAGTTATTCAGAAATTGCTGATGTACTGAATACAAATGAAGGAACGATTAAAACAAGGATTTCAAGAGCAAAGCAAAAACTAAAGGTATTGCTACAGAAGGATGGTGTTGTAAATGAGTGAATTAGAACAATCTCTGCAAAAGCTGCGAAAAGAATATGATTCATTACCTCCTTCTAGCCATCCTGAAGATATTTTTAAGGCAGTTCAGGAGCAAAAACAATCAAACTGGTTTACTCGTTTTGCCCCAAACTATAAGATAGCAGGCAGCCTTGTAGCAGCTGTAGGACTGAGTTCTCTATTAATTGTTAGTTTATCTACTTTTAATTTAGGAATGGGGGGTTCAATGGATGAAGCGTCAGAGGGTGCCCCTGCAGAATATGCTGAAGAGTCAGCAGGAGATTATTATCAAGCAGAATTTGCTGGAGAAACAATCGAAAATTTTGATAGGAATCTATTAGATAAGAAAAATGAAGTAACTATTTATGATAGTTCTACTTCTTTCGGGCTAGATATATGGAATGGAGAAAGCTATGTTCAGGTCCAGTTTTATCCTTATCACAATGTTGACTTTGGTTTTTCGACGTACCTAGAAAAAGGAATCGATGAGACATATGTTACAACTAATAACGGAGAAGAAATCCAATTTTTTGGAGACTTTGGTATAAAGAATGTTCCTTTTTTTACGGTCTTTGCCCCCTATGAAAAATGGTCAGTAGAAGATACAAGGAATCAAATTGTTACTGAATTTGAATCAAGCGGATATCAATTAGATGATGGACCTAACTATGAATTGGCAGACCAGACCATTTCGTTTCGCCATGATAAAACAAATGAAATTGTTCAGGTTTTACTTGTTGAACACAAGGGACTGGTGAGTCAACTCACATTTCGTTATCCTGAAAATCTAGATAGCATTTATGTACCACGTATTGAAGTTATAATTGAAAGTTTTGAATGGGAAAGATAATTAGATTTTTTTAACAGGCTAGGACAAAGGTTGTTTTTGAAGGCACTGAAAAGTTTGGTTTTCCTTTTTACAGTGCCCTCGGTGTTTTTACCCTTTTGTCCTGGCTTTCATTTTATCTATTTGACAAGAATTAAAGAAGAAAAAGTGGTAATTACTCGTCCTCCTGAATAAAAATGAAAGAGAGCGAAAAGGGAGTGATAAGAAGTGAGGTTATTAACTAGCAAACAAAAAACAATTAGATTTTTAATTGGTTTTGTGGGAATTTTTAGTGCTGCGCAAATGTTTCCGTCTCCAGAATATTGGTCGTGGGGTACTTTTTTTGGTGAGTTACTGTTTGCACCACTTTCTTTATTAGGCTCTGTTGTTTTGTTTATCCTAGGATTTTTAGCGTTTGCTCAACTTGTACAATATATGGTCGAGCAACATATGTATTCGATAAACAAACGAAAAGCAAATAATACAGGAGCCTTCATTTTGCTTTGTTATCTTATCTTATGGTTTCTACACCCAGTGGCGTCTCTATTAGGCTGTTTCCTTTCTTTTACATATGGTATAATGGATGCCAAAGCTTCAAAACGTAAGAAAGTTCGAGGCGAATAGTGGGAGGAAATTATGTGGTGGATAGGACTTGTAATTAGTGGAATTAGTTTACTT is a window from the Bacillus alkalicellulosilyticus genome containing:
- a CDS encoding GbsR/MarR family transcriptional regulator: MTMGHLNENVQLEKARNRFTQEISKNMDLYGIHQSIGRLYGTVFFSEEPMTLDEMSKELGMSKTSMSTGIRALSDANMVERVWQKGVRKDLYQAEEDWYKSFSAVFVNRWRVAVDENLKAVEQLRKTLQDIENQTTDETIKQRISVDLEKAEKADKYYQWLGEVINLFENGEIYKIVPKK
- a CDS encoding 50S ribosomal protein L11 methyltransferase yields the protein MLHEYKLLISYEEIEEIIEKLLLVDISNTYYEEPIEVKKTDNGYGYSIGGKKDVELYIYGDPEEVPNLPQLYFDKIEKSLQLPRSAISYRLIDEQWNMTFEDVSINEEWVIQYQGSTQSYDDKKVLLFDPQGAFGTGLHATTQDCVRMIVDEDFSNFSVLDLGTGSGILSIAASIRGAKSVCAIDIQPVTREIIHNCQLNDINNVTVVEADLFADYSINESYDWIFINIGAEETVLLCQQHQLMSKGDAFIVSGIVDWNEQKVVSYFIQNGYTIKKRAQQEEWVTLMFLK
- the pxpB gene encoding 5-oxoprolinase subunit PxpB, whose protein sequence is MNKRMDPLGENAVRLCFGTTISLNTHKRIRSFCALLQENKPKAVVEWVPAYTSVTVYYEPRDSTYHDICLVLGLLYEKANITSHSSVRLVTIPVCYGGEFGEDLQTVANHNGLSIQQVIEYHSSRLYVVFMLGFSPGFPYLGGMDERIATPRLASPRLKVAKGSVGIAGQQTGIYSLSTPGGWQIIGRTPLSLFDINNERPVLLEAGDIVQFRSITSEEYETIYSSIQTNTYKLEIRVVEEDDDVITSRLKL
- a CDS encoding 5-oxoprolinase subunit PxpA, translating into MSLRVDLNCDLGESFGVYRFGTDHLLLKEITSANIACGYHAGDHNVMYQTIQLAKENNVSIGAHPGYQDLIGFGRRVIEIDPLEIYNLIIYQIGALMGFAQVHEVTVTHVKPHGALYNVAATNESVANAIVNAVYDLNPELILYGLAGSKLIHAGRTKGLKVAEEVFADRTYQADGTLTKRTLPNAMIEDVNRAVEQVIHMVKTGTCVAVDGTSFPINADTVCVHGDSPHALTFVTQLKERLSQHNISIKSIGQDV
- a CDS encoding biotin-dependent carboxyltransferase family protein, giving the protein MTRTEKAVARIKKPGLYTTVQDGGRVGFQKSGIVVSGAMDTYAYRMSNLLVGNVSYEAVLEVTLMGPTIEIVEDAVLSICGGNLSPTLDGQPIEMWKAFRVKKNQTLSFGKPQSGARAYIAFQGGLSLPNVLGSYSTYEKATIGGVEGRALQKGDVLYQIPTQTSIRLRKCSNSLIPTYKKKSRIRVIAGPDEDRFTSSGRQTFWEHEYEVSVQSDRMGYRLVGPKIEHQTSANILSDAVTFGTIQVPDDGYPIIMMADRQTTGGYTRIGTIISVDLPYVAQMKQGDVLQFEQVSVETAQQLYLQRESVLKTLAFF
- a CDS encoding RNA polymerase sigma factor, yielding MQDEELLDRARSGDEDAFQTLIREHYVTVEKFAYQLGVRHEDVGDVTQEVFIKVYRFIEKHTRGKFTTWLYQITLNVVRDMYRKKKRLERNKQEWSKNHPFVEENKPLLDADNAFLHEAIVMLDEKYKVPLVLHYFHDLSYSEIADVLNTNEGTIKTRISRAKQKLKVLLQKDGVVNE